CAAAGCTTAAAACTGTTGTTGACGCAATCGCATAAACCTATGAATGAAGAACAACAAACAACCAAAGTTACCGCTATGCCAGTAAGGACAAATTACCTCATTCCGCTTTCGATCGTAATCGCCGGGGCACTCATTGGGGCTGGACTTTATTTCAGTGGCAGCGCCACGTCATCAACTGTTCAAGCAAATAAAGCAGCTGTGGCTACTCCGCAACCAGCCGTTGAGCAAGGTTCACCAGAGAAAGTAAATCCAGTTACCGCAACCGATCATATCAAAGGTTCACCTGATGCAGCGGTAAAGATTGTTGAGTATTCGGACTTTGAATGTCCATTCTGCAAACGTTTCCACGACACCATGAATCAGATAATGGAACAGTATGGCAATTCGGATGACGTAGCGTGGGTATACCGCCACTTTCCACTTGACCAACTACATAGCAAAGCGCGACCAGTTGCAGTGGCATCTGAGTGTGCTAATGAGCAAGGTGGCAACGATACGTTCTGGAAATTTACTGATCGTTACTTTGCACTTACCAAGTCGAATAATCAGACCGATATTCAAACCGTAATCCCGCAGATTGTAAATGAACTTGGTCTTAATACCACTGCTTTTCAAAGTTGTTTCGAAAGTGGAAAGTATGATGACCATATCCAGGCCGATGTACAGAACGCTATTGATACTGGTGGGCGTGGCACCCCATGGAGTATTGTCATTGCTCCAAATGGAAAGACCTTTCCACTGAATGGAGCGCTGCCACTCGAAGCCGTAAAGCAATTGATCGAACTGGCAAAGAAAGAACAATAAGCAATGCTGCGAACACTCGGTACAGTCTTTAAACAACCACGGTATATACTCGTAGCGACACTCGTTGCGGTGAGTGTATTCGTGTTTGCAGTCTGGTTACCAAATGTCAGTTTGATAGCTTCTGTTCTTACGTCAAATGTGGGTACCTCTGCGGAGAAGGTGACTTTTCTGTTTAGCCTATTAGGCTCACTTACTACCAACTTCACGGTTCTATCTGCTGGTACGACCATTGTGGTGGCGATACTCTTTGGTATGAATGTCGCATTACTTCTGTACTACATCCAGAAAGTTAGAGTTAGAACATCAAGCATTAGCTCCTTTAGTGGTATGGGTGTAGCTGGTGTCATAAGTGGCTTCTTGGGGGTCGGGTGTGCAGCATGCGGAACCTTTATCTTAAGTTCCGTACTGGTGCTGATTGGAGCTGGTGGAATATTAGTATACTTACCATTCGGAGGAAAAGAATTCGGAGTCATTGGTATTGCTCTACTGTTAGTAAACATTCACCAGTTACTTAAAAAGATCAATACCAGTCTTACCTGTGAGACAAATTTATTTAGGAAGTGAATTAGAAAGATAAAATTATGAAACGACTACTCATTATTATTGTGGCTGTGTTACTTTTAGGTGCTGCGTTTTGGTACCTGAATCAAAATGACACGATTACTACCAGCCACCTAGATACAACTGGTTACAATAACATTCAATCTGCTAGTGATTTAACGAAACTCACTGACGAACAGGTGGCAACTGTCCGCCCTACTGAAGTAGTGGAACTAAAAGACGGTGATACTTATAACTTAACTGCTTCGATTGTGAAGCAAGAGGTTGGTAATCGAGAGGTAAAACGATTGGCATACAATGGGCAAATCCCAGGGCCAATCCTTAAAGCACCAAAAGGATCAACTGTAACCATTAACTTTACCAATAACATCGACATGCCAACCGCGCTGCACTCACATGGCATTCGAGGTGATTACAAAATGGACGGCGCAGCACCACTCTCACAAGACCCTATTCCGGTTGGTGGAACCTTCACGTATAAAATCACCTTCCCTGACACTGGTGTGTTTTGGTATCATCCGCACGTTCGAGAAGACTACCAGCAAGACATGGGTCTCTATGGGAACATGGTCGTAACGGAACCTGGCTACTGGAATGATGTCGATCAAGAAGAATATCTAATCGTCGATGATGTACTCGAAAATGGTGACTATAGTCCGACAATTGTCACCAACACCATGATGGGTCGTTTTGGTGACACGCTACTCATTAACGACCAAACAAATTACACACTTACGGTAAAACAAGGTCAGATAACACGACTTAACTTCACCAACGTAGCCAACACACGTACTTTTGATTTGTCGCTCACAGGCGCTGAAGTAAAAATGGTTGGTGGTGATATAGGTAGAATTGAAAAAGAGAAAATGGTTGACGATGTCATTATTGCGCCGGCCGAACGGTATGTTGTTGAGGTCTTCTATAAAGATTCGGGCACGTATGCCATCCTGCATCGTGGTAAGAAAATCGGTACGGTAGTAGTAGAGCCAAGCTCTGAAAATAAACAGGCACAATTTGCAGTCTTGGCTGAACATGCGGCGGATTACTCAGACATTCGCACAAATCAAACAGCACTACTCGCCAAGGCACCGGATAAACGTCTCCGTCTTGATGTAGACTTGATGGGACAGATGGGTGACATGATGTCAGGCGGAATGATGGATAACAACAACGAAGCACTGCGGGAACACTGTAAGCTCATGCCCGAAATGCATGGTTGCGAGCAGTTCACTACAGAGAATGGTGGTGAGCCTGGAGCTGGTATTGAGTGGGAAGATGATATGGCAATGATGAATAGGGTGAGCACAGACAAAAACACAACCTGGATCATTGAAGATCAAGATACCAAAAAACAAAACGAGGATATTAACTGGTCCTTCAAACAAGGCGACCTGGTAAAAGTACGCATTTACAACGACGAAAAAGGCGAACACCCAATGCAACATCCAATTCACTTTCATGGACAACGTTTTGTTGTTCTGGCACGTAATGGACAGTTGAATGACGACTTGCAATGGAAAGACACGGTCCTGATTCCAAAGGGTCAGACAGTCGATCTTCTAGTTGACATGAGTAATCCAGGAGAATGGATGGCACATTGTCACATTGCAGAACACTTGCACTCAGGGATGATGTTCCAGTTTAAGGTTGAGTAACTGGGAGTAAAAATTGAAAGGACTATAATTACTGCTGTAAAAAATAAAGAAAAAGCGCCATTGTCGGCGTTTTTTCTTTTTTAACGATAAGTTTCAATTTTGTTATACTTGCAACCATGAGTGAGTTGTATGCACAAACATTAAAGTATTTTCACCTTGCAATCACGGAATTCTTACCGACTCTTAGAGAGTTGTGTGATAACGTAACAGATGCCACCGTAAGAGAAGAGATAGAAGATTTAATTGAGGCATATGAAGATATTGATGCCAAGATAGAATCTCATGGTCTTAATTACGATGACCCTAATCGTTCTTACGATGGAGAGCCTGATGAGATCAAAATTGATATCCCAGACGAAATGATTAAAAACTTGGCTCGTCTTTCTCATCGGCTACTCTTTGCTTGGAAAAAACGACTTGTAAAACTTCAAAGAAAAACATATCTCACTGACGCTAACAAGGACGAAATTTACAAACTAGAGAATCTAATCTGGCCAATAGAGGCTTTACTGAAGGCTGAGTCTTATGTTCTGGGCAAATACGCTAATCTAGGTCCTTTGACTTTTCCTGGGGAAACCTCTGATCATGAAGGTGGAGTGACAAAAAGACTACATGATTTGCTTGAGCAGATTCATTCTTGTTACTCCTTGGGTGATGCAGGAGTTCTAGAGGGACAGCGTTTATCTGACACAGAAGAGCATGTGAGAACACAAATGACAGAAATTGCAGACGCTGTTGGTAACGAGGTTTTTCAGTTAAAGGTTAAAAAGCTTAACTCTGGATGGAGAACTATGCTGAAGAGTGGTTTTCATAATAGAAAGACGGCCGAATCTAAGCTTGCTGAGTGGGAGTCAATAATTAATGACATCTTGAAAAATCTTCATCCAGTAGATTCAGTTGAAAATATTGTAAAGACAATTAAGAATCGTCTAAAAACCGAAGACTTATTTGTTGAGAGTCGGTCTCAGGATGAAGACCAACATCTCCTTATAGGTAAAAGGGATGGTAGTCCAGAAAAGGCCCATCTGATCATTGACGGAAAGACCGGCGAGATCCGTGTTGAGGACAATCAGCAAGAACCAACTGAATTGATCAGTAAGATTGAATCGGTTCTCACACTACGTGATGGTAGAAAAATCAGATCAACACGGGAGTCTCTAGAAGAGATTTCAGATCACGATGCAAAACGACCAAAATTAGATTTGGAGACAAATTTTTCGGTTTCTGGAAGCAGTGCCGGAAACTTCCTAAAGTTTAAAGTTAAAAACGATGGAGAGGAATCTGCTGTTGATGTTAAAGCCATTTTTGTAGCCGATGGAGAAGAGGTGGAGAAAATTAGCGTTGCACACAGCATTTCACCAACACAATGTAGTCCTGAAATAAACTATCGTTACACAGATACAATGCTCTTTAATAGTCAGATATCTGATGCGAGAGTAAAATTTGAATACAAGGATCGCGCTGGCAATACTTACTTGTCAGGACGGAAACTCATTCAAAATGATCGTGCTGACGGAAGATTTAATATACAAAGTAGACCCGGTGACTATTTTGAAGAATAGATGTTGATTTGCTTATCTTGTAGCACAAGTTTGCTTTTTAAACAGCCCAGTAACTCTCGTTTTTCATAAATTGGTCTCTTTCTTAGAATGTGCTTAGCGTAATTCCGTATATCAATATCTCTCACACTCACTTTAGTTGAATCTTCTCCTAACACTGATTTCTGGAACTCATTGTGTGCTTCTAGCTCGGCTTTGATACGATCTTTCATACCAATTTCATCGAGTGAGATTGTGTCGAGTAGTTGCGCTAGTTGCTCAATCAAATCTTCTTCTCTGATGTAGCCACACTTACAGTGTTTATCGTGGAATTTGCTACAACCGTAGTAGACGTAGCGATGTGTATTGCCGTTTTTCTGTGTCTTGAATTTTTCGTCAGCGCTTATGGTCGAACCGCAGAGTCCGCAACTAATCATCTTAGTGAAGGCGAATTCTTTGTTTTGA
Above is a window of Candidatus Nomurabacteria bacterium DNA encoding:
- a CDS encoding multicopper oxidase family protein; this translates as MKRLLIIIVAVLLLGAAFWYLNQNDTITTSHLDTTGYNNIQSASDLTKLTDEQVATVRPTEVVELKDGDTYNLTASIVKQEVGNREVKRLAYNGQIPGPILKAPKGSTVTINFTNNIDMPTALHSHGIRGDYKMDGAAPLSQDPIPVGGTFTYKITFPDTGVFWYHPHVREDYQQDMGLYGNMVVTEPGYWNDVDQEEYLIVDDVLENGDYSPTIVTNTMMGRFGDTLLINDQTNYTLTVKQGQITRLNFTNVANTRTFDLSLTGAEVKMVGGDIGRIEKEKMVDDVIIAPAERYVVEVFYKDSGTYAILHRGKKIGTVVVEPSSENKQAQFAVLAEHAADYSDIRTNQTALLAKAPDKRLRLDVDLMGQMGDMMSGGMMDNNNEALREHCKLMPEMHGCEQFTTENGGEPGAGIEWEDDMAMMNRVSTDKNTTWIIEDQDTKKQNEDINWSFKQGDLVKVRIYNDEKGEHPMQHPIHFHGQRFVVLARNGQLNDDLQWKDTVLIPKGQTVDLLVDMSNPGEWMAHCHIAEHLHSGMMFQFKVE
- a CDS encoding thioredoxin domain-containing protein; the encoded protein is MNEEQQTTKVTAMPVRTNYLIPLSIVIAGALIGAGLYFSGSATSSTVQANKAAVATPQPAVEQGSPEKVNPVTATDHIKGSPDAAVKIVEYSDFECPFCKRFHDTMNQIMEQYGNSDDVAWVYRHFPLDQLHSKARPVAVASECANEQGGNDTFWKFTDRYFALTKSNNQTDIQTVIPQIVNELGLNTTAFQSCFESGKYDDHIQADVQNAIDTGGRGTPWSIVIAPNGKTFPLNGALPLEAVKQLIELAKKEQ